Proteins encoded within one genomic window of Gloeobacter kilaueensis JS1:
- a CDS encoding phycocyanobilin:ferredoxin oxidoreductase: MAMEAKTIKPLHPLVSSLADLLVSTWGAYLQLEPYHLPADLGFVEGQLEGDRLTIANRCYQSRVFRKLHLELATVGSDLDILHCVMYPRPQYELPILGTDIVANSHVVSAAIIDLTPVRGPLGEPYLSGLKPAYQRRNGFSELRNLPPWGTIFSPRCLFTRLVNQSEADLFIEISQAYLRFYCEQANQAEPVSAEIEAEIRSGHRHYSEQQQKNDKTRRILVKAFGEDWAERYMGTVLFDLPDE; the protein is encoded by the coding sequence ATGGCGATGGAAGCGAAGACGATCAAACCCCTGCACCCGCTGGTCAGCTCACTGGCTGATCTGCTGGTTTCAACCTGGGGGGCGTACCTGCAGCTGGAACCTTACCATCTGCCAGCCGATCTCGGTTTCGTCGAGGGCCAGCTCGAAGGCGACCGGCTGACGATCGCCAACCGCTGCTATCAAAGCCGTGTCTTTCGCAAGTTGCACCTGGAGCTGGCCACCGTCGGCAGCGATCTCGATATTTTGCACTGCGTCATGTACCCCCGTCCGCAGTACGAATTGCCGATCCTGGGCACCGACATCGTCGCCAACTCCCACGTCGTGAGTGCCGCGATCATCGACCTCACCCCCGTGCGCGGTCCGCTGGGCGAGCCGTACCTCTCAGGACTCAAACCCGCATACCAGCGCCGCAATGGCTTTAGCGAACTGCGCAATCTGCCCCCCTGGGGAACGATCTTCTCGCCGCGCTGCCTGTTTACGCGCCTGGTCAACCAGTCGGAAGCCGATCTATTTATCGAGATTTCCCAGGCGTACCTGCGCTTTTATTGCGAGCAGGCCAATCAAGCTGAACCAGTGAGCGCCGAAATAGAAGCTGAGATTCGTTCTGGCCATCGCCACTACAGCGAGCAACAACAAAAAAACGACAAGACCCGCCGCATCCTGGTCAAAGCTTTTGGCGAAGACTGGGCAGAGCGCTACATGGGCACAGTTCTCTTCGACCTGCCGGATGAGTAG